One window of the Corticium candelabrum chromosome 7, ooCorCand1.1, whole genome shotgun sequence genome contains the following:
- the LOC134182331 gene encoding uncharacterized protein LOC134182331, translating into MAEDEAQDLFVRAKKLLEEDNYGAAERICHQLLFLYETADHQPVQKAIALYMLGACLYHQHKVNDAVKFTEQCLSIVQDITPQHEEFLSDVLHGMGGYLYYQGKYERATEHLRESLNIKRRLSSVDKVNMAYTCVFLSRCLLSQCLTKEAEYVMREGCGLAFSTNDNFVKAYSATLLAYAMQLNEGTEEEVIKLLQQADEWIQMVGEGQWKARVLSEMGEVLVIRGDYKRANRILQEAVTIQRHFLPTNHHDTALTVCRMAESQVKQDQQMVALPLFHESSEMMSKSIGVEHPIRGRSLFGVAKVLLKQQKWQEAETILKESVNILHPTTSAAIRDLNYCLRMLKKDQEAVDILQQHQRIVSYHQGEHQASARQVDDLQRELEQLRESNRAIEAEKSALQQQLADQEAVTRAVTDENERQVGEVRRLLQLMQQCDEDNKQLQAAVHEHEHLAAQKEREANELQEEITRMASQLDDEERQLQQQEEELDGKRSTIEQQASTIEEQRRQIDVLRHEVQEKHTTNERLERDLQRSESAWQELQQLQHQSDSLIQIHDDSLHMTGLELGTGAYGEVGVGMWRGVAVAVKTFHEEPVRVDELNISFIRRQVSVSSHVHHPNVVFICGAIIDNEVPLRIVMELLEGSLKDVIKAALRSRYLSMREQVDIAVGCLCGVMYLHQLQPALLHGDIRSTNILISKTMQAKIGDLGSCRFSNESLSVGPLSPQYIAPERVVEGRGPASPNTTEADMYSLGVTFVELFTGVGAEMKRRKSQFRAVPYVPLQDICYAMAEENPRDRISAAAALMQVNAVKQNDEYTSCPPKRMVKGKKRKEDKVTLVEMPWM; encoded by the exons ATGGCGGAAGATGAAGCTCAAG ATTTATTTGTGAGAGCGAAGAAACTGTTGGAGGAAGACAACTATGGAGCTGCTGAAAGAATTTGCCACCAATTGCTGTTTCTTTACGAAACAGCGGATCATCAACCGGTACAGAAAGCAATAG CGCTGTATATGTTGGGTGCGTGTCTATATCACCAACATAAAGTGAATGACGCCGTAAAGTTTACGGAacaatgtttgtctattgtacAAGATATTACACCTCAACATGAAGAGTTTCTGTCTGATG TGTTACACGGTATGGGAGGGTACCTATACTATCAGGGCAAGTATGAAAGAGCAACAGAACATCTAAGAGAGTCACTCAACATCAAGCGTAGATTGTCTTCTGTGGACAAAGTCAACATGGCATACA CTTGTGTTTTCCTTTCACGTTGCCTTCTCTCTCAATGTCTGACAAAAGAAGCTGAATATGTGATGAGAGAAGGTTGTGGTTTAGCATTCAGCACGAATGACAATTTTGTGAAAgcatact CTGCCACTCTATTGGCTTATGCAATGCAACTAAATGAAGGAACAGAAGAGGAAGTGATAAAATTGTTACAACAGGCTGATGAATGGATTCAAATGGTGGGAGAAGGGCAGTGGAAGGCACGTG tgttgagtgaaatggGAGAAGTATTGGTGATAAGGGGTGACTACAAACGTGCCAACAGAATACTGCAGGAAGCAGTAACAATACAAAGACACTTTTTACCAACCAACCATCATGACACTGCTTTAA CTGTTTGTCGCATGGCAGAAAGTCAAGTGaaacaagaccaacaaatgGTTGCTTTGCCATTGTTCCACGAGTCATCAGAAATGATGAGTAAATCAATAGGTGTGGAACACCCAATAAGAGGAAGAA GTTTATTTGGTGTTGCTAAAGTCCTTCTAAAACAACAGAAGTGGCAAGAAGCAGAAACCATCCTAAAGGAAAGTGTCAATATTTTGCATCCCACAACAAGTGCAG CAATTCGAGACCTGAACTATTGCTTACGAATGCTAAAGAAAGATCAAGAAGCAGTGgacattttgcaacaacatcaacgaATTGTTTCTTATCATCAAG gtgAGCATCAAGCAAGTGCACGTCAAGTTGATGATTTACAAAGAGAGTTGGAGCAGCTCAGAGAAAGCAATCGAGCCATTGAAGCAGAGAAATCAGCTTTACAGCAGCAATTGGCTGATCAGGAGGCTGTAACTCGTGCTGTCACTGATGAGAATGAACGTCAAGTGGGAGAAGTAAGGAGATTGCTGCAACTCATGCAGCAATGTGacgaagacaacaaacaactacaaGCAGCAGTTCATGAGCATGAACACCTTGCAGcacagaaagagagagaagCAAACGAACTACAGGAGGAAATCACAAGAATGGCAAGTCAGTTAGATGACGAGGAGagacagctgcaacaacaggaGGAAGAATTGGATGGCAAGAGAAGCACAATAGAGCAACAGGCAAGCACAATAGAAGAACAGAGAAGGCAAATTGATGTCTTGAGGCACGAGGTGCAAGAGAAGCACACAACTAACGAACGTCTGGAAAGAGACTTGCAGAGAAGTGAAAGTGCATGGCAGGAGCTGCAACAACTTCAACATCAAAGTGACAGCCTTATACAGATCCATGATGACAGTTTACACATGACTGGATTAGAGTTGGGAACAGGAGCTTATGGAG AGGTTGGTGTGGGCATGTGGCGTGGTGTAGCAGTTGCTGTCAAGACATTTCATGAAGAACCGGTTAGAGTAGATGAACTCAACATTTCATTCATTAGACGTCAAGTGTCGGTGTCCAGTCATGTCCATCACCCCAATGTCGTATTCATCTGTGGAGCTATCATTGACAATGAAGTTCCTCTTCGTATCGTCATGGAGCTTTTGGAAGGATCACTGAAAGATGTGATCAAAGCTGCTTTGAGAAGCAGATATCTGTCCATGAGGGAACAAGTGGATATAGCTGTgggatgtctgtgtggtgtgatgtatcTTCACCAACTGCAGCCTGCTCTTCTCCATGGAGACATTCGCTCTACCAACATCCTCATCAGCAAGACCATGCAAGCCAAAATCGGTGATCTGGGCTCTTGTCGCTTCTCTAACGAGTCACTTTCTGTTGGTCCTCTCAGTCCACAATACATTGCACCAGAACGAGTTGTGGAAGGTCGTGGCCCTGCTTCACCCAACACAACAGAAGCCGACATGTACAGCTTGGGAGTCACGTTTGTCGAGTTATTCACAGGAGTAGGTGCAGAGATGAAACGGCGTAAGAGTCAGTTTCGAGCTGTTCCTTATGTTCCACTGCAAGACATTTGCTATGCTATGGCAGAAGAGAATCCACGTGATCgcatttctgcagcagcagctctcaTGCAAGTGAATGCAGTGAAGCAGAATGATGAGTACACTTCCTGTCCTCCCAAAAGGATGGTAAAAGGCAAGAAACgcaaagaagacaaagtgaCACTCGTAGAGATGCCGTGGATGTGA
- the LOC134182629 gene encoding uncharacterized protein LOC134182629 isoform X2, which translates to MASTCNFLSHCILSRCLTKEAENVMREGHVLLLSTGDNDDKAEAATLLAYAIQLNEGTEEEVKKLLRQADGWIKMMGEGRGKAEVLSEMGEVLVIRGDYKRANRILQEAATIQRHFLPTKPLGDCSNSLSYGRMSSETRPTNGCFAIIPRVIRNDE; encoded by the exons ATGGCATCAA CTTGTAATTTCCTTTCACATTGCATTCTCTCTCGATGTCTAACAAAAGAAGCTGAAAATGTGATGAGAGAAGGTCATGTGTTGTTACTCAGCACAGGCGACAACGATGACAAAGCAGAGG CTGCTACTCTACTGGCTTATGCTATTCAACTAAATGAAGGTACAGAAGAGGAAGTGAAAAAATTGTTACGACAGGCTGATGGATGGATTAAAATGATGGGAGAAGGACGAGGCAAGGCAGAAG tgttgagtgaaatggGAGAAGTATTGGTGATAAGGGGTGACTACAAACGTGCCAATAGGATACTGCAGGAAGCTGCAACAATACAAAGACACTTTTTACCAACCAAGCCATTGGGAGACTGCTCTAA CTCTTTGTCGTATGGCAGAATGTCAAGTGaaacaagaccaacaaatgGCTGCTTTGCCATTATTCCACGAGTCATCAGAAATGATGAGTAA
- the LOC134182629 gene encoding probable serine/threonine-protein kinase DDB_G0271682 isoform X1 yields the protein MCVLMCIVDVGVGMWSGVAVAVKTFHEEPVRVDELNISFIRRQVSVSSRVHHPNVVSICGAIIENEVPFRIVMELLEGSLKDVIKAALRSRYLSMREQVDIAVRCLCGVMYLHQLQPTLLHGDICSTNILISKTMQAKIGDVGSCRFSNESLSVGPLSPQYIAPERVVEGRGPASPNTTEADMYSLGVTFVELFTGVGAEMKRRKSQFRAVPYVPLARHLLCYGRREST from the coding sequence atgtgtgtattgatgTGTATAGTAGACGTTGGTGTTGGCATGTGGAGTGGTGTAGCAGTTGCTGTCAAGACATTTCATGAAGAACCGGTTAGAGTAGATGAACTCAACATTTCATTCATTAGACGTCAAGTGTCGGTGTCCAGTCGTGTTCATCACCCCAATGTCGTATCCATCTGTGGAGCTATCATTGAGAATGAAGTTCCTTTTCGTATCGTCATGGAGCTTTTGGAAGGATCACTGAAAGATGTGATCAAAGCTGCTTTGAGAAGCAGATATCTGTCCATGAGGGAACAAGTGGATATAGCTGTGcgatgtctgtgtggtgtgatgtatcTTCACCAACTGCAGCCTACTCTTCTTCATGGAGACATTTGCTCTACCAACATTCTCATCAGCAAGACCATGCAAGCCAAAATTGGTGATGTGGGCTCTTGTCGCTTCTCTAACGAGTCACTTTCTGTCGGTCCTCTCAGTCCACAATACATTGCACCAGAACGAGTTGTGGAAGGTCGTGGCCCTGCTTCACCCAACACAACAGAAGCCGACATGTACAGCTTGGGAGTCACGTTTGTCGAGTTATTCACAGGAGTAGGTGCAGAGATGAAACGGCGTAAGAGTCAGTTTCGAGCTGTTCCTTATGTTCCACTTGCAAGACATTTGCTATGCTATGGCAGAAGAGAATCCACGTGA